Proteins from a genomic interval of Mesobacillus sp. S13:
- the mtnK gene encoding S-methyl-5-thioribose kinase encodes MAIFTTEYFTMTEADAIEYAKTRLNFFDEDAELTCKEIGDGNLNYVFRLVDEKNNKSVIVKQAGPVARISDEFKLSPDRNRIESEILELQNKLAPGFVPEIYGYDPIMNCCAMEDLSDHEIMRTALMKHKKFPLFADHITTYMVNTLLLTSDVVMEHKEKKELVKSFMNPELCEITEDLVYTEPFYDCHRNDVFPASRDFVQETIWNDKSLQLETAKLKFEFMTNAQSLLHGDLHTGSVFIKEDSTKVIDPEFAFYGPAGYDVGNVIANLTFALANAKYTIEDAGQREDQMEYLQNTIIDIVDLFKEKFVKAWDEKVTDRTARYEGFKEYYLDSVLRDTAAVSGLELCRRIIGLAHVKDITSIDVLENRAAAEKECLTAGKRFIMERGTLKTGEDFIEVVKESFKNI; translated from the coding sequence ATGGCTATTTTTACAACTGAGTATTTTACAATGACAGAAGCAGATGCGATTGAATACGCTAAGACTCGACTCAACTTTTTTGACGAAGATGCTGAGCTTACGTGCAAGGAGATTGGCGACGGCAACCTCAACTATGTTTTCAGATTAGTAGATGAAAAGAATAATAAATCTGTCATCGTTAAACAAGCCGGTCCAGTAGCGAGGATTTCGGATGAGTTCAAGCTTTCGCCTGACAGGAACCGGATCGAAAGTGAAATCCTTGAACTCCAGAACAAGCTTGCGCCTGGGTTTGTGCCGGAAATCTACGGTTATGACCCAATCATGAATTGCTGTGCGATGGAAGACCTTTCAGATCATGAAATCATGCGTACGGCATTGATGAAACATAAGAAATTCCCGTTATTCGCAGACCACATCACTACATATATGGTCAATACACTTTTGCTGACATCCGATGTTGTGATGGAGCACAAGGAAAAGAAAGAGCTGGTAAAAAGCTTCATGAATCCAGAGCTATGTGAAATCACTGAAGACCTTGTGTACACAGAGCCATTCTATGATTGTCACCGAAACGATGTGTTCCCGGCTTCAAGAGACTTCGTCCAGGAAACGATCTGGAATGATAAATCGCTTCAACTTGAAACTGCTAAGTTAAAGTTCGAATTCATGACGAATGCCCAGTCGCTTCTGCATGGCGATCTTCATACAGGTTCAGTTTTTATAAAAGAAGACTCTACCAAAGTAATTGATCCTGAATTCGCATTCTATGGCCCTGCTGGATATGACGTAGGGAATGTCATTGCCAACCTCACTTTCGCGCTGGCAAATGCGAAGTACACAATTGAGGATGCGGGACAAAGGGAAGACCAAATGGAATACCTTCAAAACACGATTATCGATATTGTTGATCTTTTTAAAGAGAAGTTCGTTAAAGCATGGGATGAGAAAGTGACGGATCGTACGGCACGTTACGAAGGCTTCAAAGAGTACTATTTGGATTCTGTCTTGCGAGATACAGCTGCTGTATCAGGGCTTGAGCTTTGCCGCCGAATCATCGGGCTTGCCCATGTAAAAGACATAACCTCCATTGACGTTTTGGAAAACCGCGCAGCTGCAGAGAAAGAGTGCCTGACAGCTGGTAAGCGATTCATCATGGAAAGAGGGACTTTGAAAACCGGTGAAGATTTTATTGAAGTCGTGAAAGAAAGTTTCAAAAACATCTAG
- a CDS encoding ABC transporter permease: MSVPNPAPSKQPVRKTFDFFDFLYKYGTILTIFVLIAVFAISNPSFLQANNIINILRSISIVTIIAIGITISLTVDGFDLSVGSVASLSNAVVISMFVWFSQNTFIAILSAIAAALIVGGLNSFMIVKMKIPDMLMTLATMFIIQGIALTYTKGATVSQNMVMPDGTFSEGTISPLFAKIGQVPWIILIMVVVVILVHILLTYTKHGRYMYVIGGNKEAARLSGIPVNKYKIAAYLLSATFAAIGGIVLASRVMTAEINAGAPYLMESVAAAFIGFSVFGAGKPNALGTFVGAVLIGILANGLVMMSVPYYAMDIVKGTVLAFALALTYYKQK; encoded by the coding sequence ATGAGCGTTCCTAATCCTGCTCCGTCCAAACAGCCAGTAAGAAAGACGTTCGACTTTTTTGACTTTTTATATAAGTATGGGACGATTCTTACTATTTTTGTGTTGATTGCAGTTTTTGCAATCTCGAATCCAAGTTTTTTGCAGGCGAATAATATCATTAATATCCTACGTTCCATTTCAATCGTAACTATTATCGCGATCGGTATCACGATTTCTTTGACCGTCGACGGCTTTGACCTGTCTGTCGGTTCGGTAGCATCCCTTTCGAATGCGGTCGTCATCTCGATGTTTGTATGGTTTTCGCAAAATACCTTCATTGCGATCTTGTCAGCCATTGCTGCTGCATTGATTGTCGGTGGATTGAACTCGTTCATGATCGTGAAAATGAAGATTCCTGATATGCTGATGACTCTGGCGACAATGTTCATCATTCAGGGGATTGCCCTGACCTATACAAAAGGTGCAACTGTTTCACAGAACATGGTTATGCCTGATGGGACTTTCTCGGAAGGCACCATCAGCCCATTATTCGCAAAAATAGGGCAAGTACCGTGGATCATCTTGATCATGGTTGTTGTTGTCATACTTGTCCATATCCTTTTGACGTATACAAAGCATGGAAGATATATGTATGTAATCGGCGGAAATAAGGAAGCAGCAAGGCTTTCAGGTATTCCGGTCAATAAATATAAAATTGCGGCTTATCTACTATCAGCTACATTCGCAGCGATCGGCGGTATTGTCCTCGCTTCTCGTGTTATGACCGCTGAAATCAATGCTGGTGCTCCATATCTGATGGAATCAGTTGCCGCAGCATTCATCGGCTTCTCCGTCTTTGGAGCTGGAAAGCCGAACGCACTGGGTACATTTGTCGGAGCGGTCCTGATCGGAATCCTGGCGAATGGACTGGTCATGATGTCTGTTCCGTATTATGCAATGGATATTGTAAAAGGAACAGTATTGGCATTTGCATTGGCGCTTACTTACTATAAACAAAAGTAA
- a CDS encoding sugar ABC transporter ATP-binding protein, translating to MKNITIEFPGVKALDDVSFSTETGTTHALIGANGAGKSTLMKVLSGAYNHYTGEIYLNGEKIDIRTPKDSQDYGIQIVYQEVDTALVPYLTVGENIMLNETVNDMGKKQIISWKEIHRKAAEILASMNVKVLTKKLVSELTLAEKQMVLIARSILKDCKFLILDEPTAPLSHSETNELFRIVRDLKQRNVGVIFISHRLPELFEICDEITVMRNGQFVIKERIAETTPNRVIEYMLGQKLDDQFPKKQVTIGDTLLEVKNLHDEGVIKGISMHVRAGEVLGVAGLVGAGKTELCKTLFGATRKTAGDIILKGKTLRIKNPHQAVKQGIALVPEERRKEGILVAEPVSSNLSSANLKRFSKFLGFLDFKGEKIKAREMIGSLGIKTPSEDTKVQNLSGGNQQKVAIGKWLLTDAEVYIFDEPTKGVDVGAKKDIFELISGLAQRGKAVIYASCELSEIVGITDRVYVVYDGQISKELETAKTNEEELLFYSTGGK from the coding sequence ATGAAGAATATCACAATTGAATTTCCAGGAGTGAAGGCCCTGGATGATGTTAGCTTCTCAACGGAAACTGGTACGACACATGCGCTGATCGGTGCGAATGGCGCTGGTAAATCAACTTTGATGAAGGTGCTTTCTGGTGCCTATAACCATTACACCGGTGAGATCTACCTGAATGGTGAGAAAATTGATATTCGCACTCCGAAGGATTCTCAGGATTATGGAATCCAAATCGTCTATCAGGAAGTGGATACGGCATTGGTTCCGTATTTGACCGTTGGTGAGAATATCATGCTGAACGAAACCGTGAATGATATGGGCAAAAAGCAAATCATCAGCTGGAAGGAAATTCACCGAAAAGCTGCTGAGATTCTTGCCAGTATGAATGTTAAGGTGCTTACGAAAAAACTTGTCAGCGAATTGACTCTAGCTGAGAAGCAGATGGTCCTGATTGCCAGGTCTATTTTAAAAGATTGTAAGTTTCTGATTCTTGATGAGCCGACAGCTCCGTTAAGCCACTCTGAAACAAATGAGTTGTTCCGGATCGTCCGCGATCTCAAGCAGCGTAATGTGGGGGTCATCTTCATTTCCCACCGCTTGCCTGAGCTGTTTGAAATCTGTGATGAGATAACGGTTATGAGGAATGGGCAATTTGTCATCAAGGAAAGAATTGCTGAAACAACACCAAACCGCGTAATCGAATATATGCTTGGGCAGAAACTTGATGATCAGTTTCCGAAAAAACAGGTGACGATTGGCGATACGCTCCTTGAAGTGAAAAACCTTCATGATGAAGGTGTGATCAAGGGGATTTCCATGCATGTAAGGGCAGGGGAAGTGCTCGGAGTCGCCGGGCTTGTCGGAGCCGGGAAAACGGAATTATGCAAAACGCTGTTCGGCGCAACCAGGAAAACAGCCGGGGATATCATCCTTAAAGGGAAAACATTGAGAATCAAGAACCCTCACCAAGCGGTTAAACAGGGGATCGCGCTTGTCCCGGAAGAAAGAAGAAAAGAAGGAATCCTTGTTGCAGAGCCGGTGTCGAGCAATTTGAGTTCTGCCAACCTGAAACGTTTCTCTAAGTTCCTTGGCTTCCTTGACTTTAAAGGGGAGAAAATCAAGGCGCGTGAAATGATCGGCAGCCTGGGCATCAAAACTCCTTCTGAAGACACGAAGGTGCAGAATTTATCAGGCGGAAACCAGCAAAAAGTCGCAATCGGCAAATGGCTTCTCACGGATGCGGAAGTGTATATCTTCGATGAGCCGACCAAAGGAGTCGATGTCGGGGCGAAGAAAGATATATTCGAATTGATTTCCGGACTTGCTCAGCGCGGGAAAGCGGTCATTTATGCTTCGTGTGAACTATCCGAAATTGTCGGGATCACTGACCGCGTCTATGTCGTTTATGATGGGCAGATTTCCAAAGAGCTCGAAACGGCAAAGACCAACGAAGAAGAACTATTATTCTATTCAACAGGAGGCAAGTGA
- a CDS encoding sugar ABC transporter substrate-binding protein, with translation MKKRNFFKTVAVSAMAMSLLLTGCSSGGSEPAKGSEKVSFENVPEVFKDGNDMKIKVIRKIGGDDHTAQFLAGAKSEGEALGFKVDVFTANGDTAKFHDAIAQGLQEDYDGFIISHGDDAATVDDVKKLTEAGKSVVTFDSNGDLMNVDGVTLTSQDDEALAKLALDQLVKETNGEGNIVYLWVDGFPPMVRRNNVYKDVLEKNPGLKEVERFGVAAADTSVQTQNAVAAMLNKHKKGEIDAIFATWDAFAIGAARAIKEAGRDEIKIYGIDVSNADLQLMQEEGSPWAYTAAVDPKLIGEVNMRILAKKLADEETPQTYDLEASLIDQKTLQSSDSPVNMQTLADIIDGWGKSDAFEEDWMKTLKDHYKK, from the coding sequence ATGAAGAAAAGAAATTTCTTTAAAACTGTTGCCGTTTCAGCTATGGCTATGAGCTTATTGTTGACGGGCTGCTCTTCAGGCGGATCGGAGCCTGCGAAAGGGAGCGAAAAAGTAAGCTTTGAAAACGTCCCTGAAGTGTTCAAAGATGGAAATGACATGAAGATCAAGGTAATCAGGAAGATCGGCGGCGACGACCATACTGCTCAATTCCTTGCTGGTGCTAAATCTGAAGGTGAAGCATTAGGCTTTAAAGTAGATGTGTTTACTGCAAATGGCGACACGGCGAAGTTCCATGATGCCATTGCACAAGGGCTTCAAGAAGACTATGACGGTTTCATCATTTCCCATGGTGATGATGCTGCTACTGTAGATGATGTAAAAAAATTGACTGAAGCTGGAAAGAGTGTCGTTACTTTCGACTCAAACGGCGATTTGATGAATGTTGACGGAGTTACGTTAACTTCTCAAGATGACGAAGCGCTTGCAAAGTTAGCTTTGGATCAGTTAGTTAAAGAAACAAATGGTGAAGGAAATATCGTGTACCTTTGGGTTGATGGATTTCCGCCAATGGTAAGACGTAACAATGTATATAAAGATGTTCTTGAAAAGAATCCTGGCCTAAAAGAAGTAGAACGCTTCGGTGTTGCTGCTGCTGATACATCTGTTCAGACACAGAATGCTGTTGCTGCCATGCTTAACAAGCATAAGAAAGGCGAAATTGACGCAATTTTCGCTACTTGGGATGCTTTCGCGATTGGTGCAGCTCGTGCGATCAAGGAAGCTGGCAGAGATGAAATCAAGATTTACGGTATCGACGTTTCTAACGCTGACCTTCAATTGATGCAGGAAGAAGGAAGCCCATGGGCCTATACAGCGGCTGTTGACCCTAAGCTGATTGGTGAAGTGAACATGAGAATCCTTGCAAAGAAGCTTGCTGATGAAGAAACTCCGCAAACATATGACCTAGAAGCTTCTCTAATTGACCAAAAGACGCTTCAATCTTCTGATTCTCCGGTAAACATGCAGACTCTTGCTGACATCATCGATGGATGGGGCAAATCTGATGCTTTCGAAGAAGATTGGATGAAGACTTTAAAGGATCACTATAAGAAATAA
- a CDS encoding sulfite oxidase-like oxidoreductase — MLKAERIKKMKVKEVDPKLKGRLPAGQVLTERFPILHEGEVPEYEMDTWDFKIFGEVEEQIVLTYTDLLKMPQTTVKCDIHCVTRWSKFDNEFTGVKVKDLFKHYGIKPNGKFVMVHGDHDYETNLPLEMMLDDDVLLAHSYAGKPLSKKHGWPLRLVVPKLYFWKSSKWVRGFEFMKEDKSGFWESNGFHNDADPFKEERFSNDDMYLPEDEWEKKDFD; from the coding sequence ATGTTAAAAGCAGAGCGCATAAAAAAGATGAAAGTAAAAGAAGTGGATCCGAAGTTGAAGGGAAGACTACCAGCAGGCCAGGTTCTGACAGAGAGGTTTCCAATATTGCATGAGGGAGAAGTTCCTGAATACGAAATGGACACATGGGACTTTAAAATCTTCGGAGAGGTAGAAGAACAGATTGTACTGACGTATACTGATCTTTTAAAAATGCCTCAGACAACGGTTAAATGCGATATCCATTGCGTAACAAGGTGGTCTAAATTCGACAACGAATTTACCGGTGTGAAGGTAAAAGACTTATTCAAGCATTATGGGATTAAACCGAACGGAAAGTTTGTTATGGTTCACGGCGACCACGATTATGAAACGAACCTTCCTCTTGAAATGATGCTGGACGACGATGTACTGCTCGCCCACTCCTATGCTGGAAAGCCTCTTTCAAAAAAGCATGGCTGGCCGCTGAGACTTGTCGTTCCGAAACTATACTTCTGGAAAAGCTCAAAATGGGTTCGAGGTTTCGAATTTATGAAAGAAGATAAAAGTGGATTCTGGGAAAGCAACGGATTTCATAATGACGCCGACCCTTTTAAAGAAGAAAGATTCTCCAATGATGATATGTATCTGCCAGAGGATGAGTGGGAGAAGAAAGATTTTGATTGA